The following coding sequences are from one Oncorhynchus nerka isolate Pitt River linkage group LG6, Oner_Uvic_2.0, whole genome shotgun sequence window:
- the LOC115130936 gene encoding UBX domain-containing protein 1-like: MAEQTTLDSLLEMGFDRNRAEKAVAHTGNQGIERAMDWLMEHEGDPDIDEPYVPPVGNVLGGTGGSDPQQPSPAAQTAAEGTDPATDGSDQMIHDGDTKRPMTEEEKREQIKRLEELMRVKQEERRERERAEEVDREKQRRRQGQELLQVKQKLQEDEMKKMVDLRQREKNDDKMAKQRVRDKIARDREERALKFGGGSSSTALTSPSAEGPPSSPPSQGPPPAKKDYNECRIQVRMLDGSALTSVFKAQEPLAAVRVYVQMNGNAPEGQDFTLLSPYPRRVYTELDMEKPLQELGLVPSAVLVVAKK, encoded by the exons ATGGCAGAACAGACGACGTTGGACAGCCTGCTGGAAATGGGCTTTGACAGAAACAGAGC GGAAAAGGCTGTGGCACACACAGGAAACCAGGGCATAGAGCGGGCCATGGACTG GCTAATGGAACATGAGGGTGACCCAGACATTGACGAGCCCTATGTACCTCCTGTGGGGAACGTGCTTGGTGGAACTGGAGGAAGTGACCCACAACAGCCCAGCCCAGCAGCCCAAACCGCAGCAGAAGGAACAGACCCTG CTACAGACGGTAGTGACCAGATGATCCATGACGGGGATACCAAACGACCaatgacagaggaggagaaacgtGAGCAGATAAAGAG GCTAGAGGAGCTGATGCGGGTGAAGcaggaggagcggagagagagggaacgagcaGAGGAAGTAGACAGAGAGAAGCAAAGGAGGAGGCAGGGCCAGGAGCTGCTGCAGGTCAAACAGAAACTGCAGGAAGATGAGATGAAAAAAATGGTCGACCTGCgccagagagagaagaatgatGACAAAATGGCCAA GCAGCGGGTGCGAGACAAGATAGCAcgcgacagagaggagagagcactTAAG TTTGGAGGCGGTTCTTCCAGTACAGCTCTAACCTCCCCTTCAGCAGAgggccctccctcctctccgcccAGTCAGGGCCCGCCTCCCGCCAAGAAGGACTATAACGAGTGCAGAATCCAG GTGCGAATGCTGGACGGCTCGGCGCTGACCTCAGTGTTCAAGGCACAGGAGCCGCTAGCTGCTGTGCGCGTCTACGTCCAGATGAACGGCAACGCCCCCGAAGGCCAGGACTTCACGCTGCTGTCCCCGTACCCCCGCCGCGTCTACACAGAACTGGACATGGAGAAACCCCTGCAGGAGCTGG GTTTGGTGCCTTCAGCTGTGCTGGTCGTTGCCAAGAAATAA